A genomic segment from Deltaproteobacteria bacterium encodes:
- a CDS encoding DUF4445 domain-containing protein, which produces MAGFSIHFLPDDVTVEVDEGANLLQAAMSAGVHINASCGGEGVCGKCRVILEAGELESPRGSHITEEDYKAGYRQACESSVLSDVTIRVPVESQLEARALNRPRPGRNAARMAEEIGVEHLTAEGKFYPPFVKKLVRVEPPTAGDNISDLSRIVNSLRVQHDTHNLSVDFTAIKILPEVVRDRDFETTVTLAYRPSFVAEPESARIRLTNIQSGDHTRSNYALAVDVGTTTIFGQLLDLSTGQVLETYGDFNRQISYGEDVITRINYAGKPGGLKKMQELVITTINNIIDIICKRQKIDPAEISVATMAGNTTMTQLLLGVNPKYIRLAPYVPTANFFPPVPASSLGLALGEHVRVHVFPAVASYVGGDIVSGIIACGMYKDEALTLYIDLGTNGEIVIGNKDWMACAACSAGPAFEGGGIKFGMRAISGAIEEFSINPRTLEPMILTMNRKSPKGICGSGLISTVAGLFEMGVLDANGKYNRDLKTDRLRPGDDGFEYVLSWADENQIGLDIVLTEVDIDNFIRAKGAMYAGYLTLLEAVGLSISDLQRVIIAGGFGRYVNLEKAIMIGLLPEMDLGQFSFIGNGSLLGAKLNSLSNYLRQDVKAVVNQITNFELSEVPSFMEHYVAAQFLPHTNQDYFPDVLARLTETRALIED; this is translated from the coding sequence GTGGCCGGATTTTCTATCCATTTCCTTCCTGATGATGTGACGGTTGAAGTAGATGAGGGCGCTAATCTCCTGCAGGCGGCCATGTCTGCCGGGGTTCATATCAACGCCTCCTGCGGGGGTGAAGGCGTCTGTGGCAAATGTCGGGTCATCCTTGAAGCAGGTGAACTCGAGTCTCCCCGTGGCAGCCATATAACAGAAGAGGATTATAAGGCCGGATATCGTCAGGCCTGCGAGTCTTCTGTGCTGAGTGATGTAACCATTCGCGTCCCAGTCGAATCGCAGCTCGAGGCCAGGGCCCTGAATCGCCCCAGGCCCGGCCGGAACGCCGCTCGCATGGCTGAGGAGATCGGAGTTGAGCATCTCACTGCTGAAGGCAAATTTTATCCGCCTTTTGTTAAGAAACTGGTTAGGGTTGAACCCCCTACCGCTGGTGATAATATCAGCGATCTCTCCCGGATTGTCAATTCGCTCAGGGTTCAGCATGATACTCATAACTTGAGTGTTGACTTCACGGCTATTAAAATTTTGCCTGAGGTCGTACGGGACCGGGACTTCGAGACAACAGTTACCCTGGCCTATCGTCCTTCATTTGTGGCTGAACCCGAGAGTGCCAGAATTAGACTGACTAATATCCAATCTGGTGATCACACCCGCTCAAACTACGCCCTGGCTGTGGATGTGGGTACAACCACGATCTTTGGCCAGCTCTTGGACCTCAGCACCGGTCAGGTCCTGGAGACCTACGGCGATTTCAATCGCCAGATCAGCTATGGTGAAGACGTCATCACCCGAATTAATTATGCTGGCAAACCCGGTGGCTTAAAAAAGATGCAGGAGTTGGTCATTACGACCATCAACAACATCATTGATATTATATGTAAGCGCCAGAAGATTGATCCGGCTGAGATCAGCGTGGCCACCATGGCTGGGAATACGACCATGACCCAGCTCCTTTTAGGTGTGAACCCTAAATACATCCGACTGGCCCCCTATGTGCCCACCGCCAATTTTTTCCCACCGGTTCCGGCCTCAAGCCTGGGGTTGGCTTTGGGCGAACATGTTCGGGTTCATGTTTTTCCGGCCGTAGCAAGCTATGTTGGCGGGGATATCGTGTCAGGAATCATCGCCTGCGGCATGTACAAAGATGAGGCCTTGACTCTTTATATTGACCTGGGAACGAATGGCGAGATCGTGATCGGTAACAAAGACTGGATGGCCTGCGCCGCCTGCTCGGCCGGGCCGGCCTTCGAGGGTGGAGGCATCAAGTTCGGTATGCGTGCCATCTCGGGCGCTATCGAGGAATTTTCAATTAACCCCAGGACATTGGAACCGATGATCCTGACAATGAACAGGAAGAGTCCCAAAGGCATCTGCGGCTCAGGCCTGATCAGTACCGTGGCTGGATTGTTCGAGATGGGAGTCCTGGATGCAAATGGAAAATACAATCGCGACCTTAAAACAGATCGGCTCAGACCGGGAGATGACGGTTTCGAATATGTGCTTTCCTGGGCCGATGAAAACCAGATTGGCCTGGATATCGTCTTGACTGAAGTGGATATTGACAATTTTATTAGAGCCAAAGGGGCAATGTACGCCGGATATCTGACCCTGCTCGAGGCGGTGGGCCTGTCTATATCAGACCTTCAGCGGGTTATCATCGCTGGAGGCTTCGGCCGGTATGTCAATCTGGAAAAGGCGATCATGATCGGCCTCCTGCCTGAGATGGACCTGGGTCAGTTTTCCTTCATTGGCAATGGTTCCCTTCTCGGGGCAAAACTGAACTCGCTATCCAATTATTTGCGTCAGGACGTTAAAGCTGTGGTTAATCAGATCACCAACTTCGAGCTGTCTGAAGTGCCGAGTTTTATGGAGCATTATGTGGCCGCTCAATTCCTGCCTCACACCAATCAGGACTACTTTCCCGATGTCCTGGCACGGTTAACCGAGACCAGAGCCCTGATTGAAGATTGA